From Indicator indicator isolate 239-I01 chromosome 12, UM_Iind_1.1, whole genome shotgun sequence:
TCCCAGGACTTTATGTAGTCTAGTCTTGAAACATTCCCAGGATGGAGGCTGCACTGTCTCTTCTGTCAATCAGCTTCAGTTCCTGACTGTCCTCATGGGGAACAAGTCCCTTTTTATACTCAGGTTGAACCTCACCCCTTTCAACTAATACTTGTGAGATTCATCTTCCTACcaagcagcactgtggagaTCCTAGCTCCATTTTCTTGATGACCTCCCTATAGGTACTGGAGGCCATCTTATGTGTGCTCCTGCCAAAGCCCAGCTGTTCTCCATCCTAACCAGCCCTGCTatctcagcctctctgctccagcccaaCCATCACACTGGCCCGGTATTGAACTTGCCCCAGTTTATCAGTGACTTCTGTGCACTGAGGAACTCAAAACTAGGCAGAGCATTCAGACATGGGGTAAAAAAACAGTGCTGAGAAAGTTGCCTCCTACATGATTGACCTCTGAAGAGCTTATTATGATCTGAGAGATGCCTGAGATGTTACTCTGCACCCTGCTCACTCTGTTCCTCTGCCAGTGGCTGCTACCCATAACCCTCATAGAAAACACATACATAAGTTTCAACTGTGCCAGGGCAAAGTGGGCTTGAAAATAATAGTACTGAGGTGCATTGGAAGGCCATGTATGAGTTCTCCTTTGCTGCCCCAGCTATGGAGGGTAGTAACTTCCAGTGGGCAGAAATCACTTTCACCATAAACTTCAAAACACTTCCCAGATGGAAGCTGGATTTCTATTCCTTTTTGACAAACCAGGAGgctaaggaaaaggagaaggtaaTGTTCTAATTGAATTAATCTAGTAGCTGCTGGCAAGGACTCTGAGAGCTATCCATACACTGCACTGTCCCTCAGAACACGAGCCAGTCCCTTTGTTCTCCAGGCACACACTCCCCATGTGCTCTGCTACGTGATGGCACATTCCTGCTGGTGACAAAATAACAGCCTTCAAACCATGCAGATTTATGGCTTCAGAAATACCATGAATTAGTCATAATATtatcaaaaatattttatttatgaaaGCAACATTTATACTATACAACCTATATTGGAAGTACATTGAATAATGGCTAGAATAAATACAGGCAATTAATTCAACCTTTTTATAGAATGAGAGGATTTATTTGACATTTGAATGTTAACCAAGCTTTAACTTACATCATAAATAGTTAAAAGGCATAGTcaagtttttttatttttactgtttcttttgcattttttaataCTGTTCTATTTTGTAATCAACATGAATCAACTCTCCGATCATTAACATAATATCAGTACAACCTTCAAGCAATCATGTACCTCAAGATAACCAGACAAATAAGgtagtgtgtgtgtgcagttcATTCTACAGCAGAATCTATTCATGTCTgcataaaaaaagagaagctgaaaatgCTTCTAAGTTCTTTAAGCATCATATGTTGATTTCTGCTTTACCACAGTGCTTTTAATACCAGAATCTACAATGGACATATGTCTGTATGCAACTGGCTTTCTGTTGCTCTTATAAAGTATGCTAGGGCTCAATGCCACATTCCTTTGGCTGGTGAAAGACTACATAATTTAGTCCTGAATGTTATTTCTCAAACCCAGGATCCAAAATAAATGCTCAAGACCGATTATTAGGCACCAAGGCAGTGATGGATTTGCTAAGGCTTGATGTTATCTCATAAAAAAATTGGCTTCTTTTCTAGTAGATATGTTTTAGTCAAAAACAAATTTCTGAGCTGAGTACTGGGGTCTGTATTACACTGGATGTCAGAGaagctggtttggtttttttttttggttttggtaaaCTGCATGAAGGACGCTTCAGAAATTTTATTCTAAAACCCATTTTGAAAGTATTGATCAGTTTTCCTTCAATATAGATTTATGTTTTTAAACTCAAAATTATGAACTGTCTGCTTGGCACTAGCAGATTCTGAATGACTATGACCCATCAGAGCAGTCAGTAGTAGTTTTGGGTGTCTAGTATTTCTTTGGATCAGAAGTTTCTGACTCCTCAGGTCCCATATAAAATCAGTGGGAGCTTTCCTATAGTAATGCCTTTTGTAGTGGCATGGAGACCTGCCTTGCCTTATGGCTATTGTGCACGCCAGGGATAtgccctcagcagagcagcaaattTCCCTTTTACAATGTtatccaaaacaaaaccccaaattgCACATATCTACctctttggccttttttttttatgcacaAATATGCTTATATTCAAAACCAGACAATGTTGGGCCTTTCCTTATAAGTGTTTTCAGAGAGCacatttaaatgctttttcACAGAAACAACCATTCATCAGTTGCAAAAACGCAGAGAgactttttattctttctgttgTGAACAACATAAACTCAGAACAAATCTGAAGGGAGAAAgtaggatctttttttttttttttttatcccagaTGTATTTAAAAAGGCTAAAAACCAAAATGTTGGGGACGCAGCTTTTTGTGGCAGAtagtaaaatataaaatatgtgatttaaaaaacccccaaaaacttggcttaaaaatacacacacaaaaataatacAGTAATATAAAAATACAGCTGAGCCAATGGCGTTTTAAAATTTAACTTTGGCATTACGTTTGCCAGCCTAACACAAAAGACCCTTCCTATAAAcagaactattaaaaaaaaaaaaaaaaaaagagaagttcaTAAATTAGGTTGCAAGGGGTTATAAGATCCTTTTCTCGGTTCTCCaaactcctttccttcctgtccACACACATAAGCATGACCAGTGAGGTATATAGAACGTAACACTGTCAGGCATATGCACAATTAAAAAGTGCATAAACACAGAAGCTCTCCCCTTTTCTTGCGAACAGGTCGAAAGTGTATGGTTTgcatcttttttcccccttgggaaaaaaaaaatcataaagaaaaaataaaatcatttttttaaaatggttttgttCTTCTTACTTTGGCAGGATGAAAATGAACCCAGAGGAATATAAATGTCCTATTCCCAGCAGCAGTGATCCATTTCCCTTGGCAACATTCATCTGACGACACAGATACTACAGGGTTGTTGGGTTGCTTTACAGCTCTCTGGGTAACTTCCCATGGAAACATCATACGTCTAGCACCATGTCATAGTGTTGCTCTTTCTTCCGCCTGCCACATTTGGTGATAAGAACCAAGTACAAAGTCAAAAGCATAACCCAGTAACATGCATAGAGTATTGTGCCAATGATGAGAACTGTCTGTTTTGACTCAGAAAATGGCTTTTTTGATTCCTTGTAGATAGTGAAAATCACGCCACCTAGGAGGATTGTAAACCAAATGGAGACTGGAATGAGTCCTATAAAATTAACTACAATggtttttcttcctgatgtgCCCCACCCTGCTTTGTTTATCGTGGCAATTGCAAACATCTTTGCTGGCAGTAAACTTGACATGTACAACACTGAGTAGAGTGACATGAAAACCATGACAATGTTGCCCCTAAGGAAGCTGGCAAAGGAAGACTTTATCAGGCCCACTAACTGAACTGTCAATAAGAAGAGGAGGATGTTCCAGATTTTTCCCCTGTAGAAGAGCTGAATGACTGTGGCaataaggaagaaaggaaagaatccAGTGATTACGGCTTCATAGGTCATCCACAAATGGTGCTTGTGGAACCACATTGCATTATAAAGCCACTCTCTAAAGTAGGATTTACTCCAGCGAGTCTGCTGATTCAGCCATCTGAGATACTCTATCGGTGTTTCGGTAAGGCACTTGGATCTAGCTGTGTATTTTGTTGCATAGCCCAAACTTAGCACTCTGTTAGTTAGATGCCTGTCATCTCCGAAGCTGCACTGGGAGCCCATAAATTCTTGATTGTACCAGTCTTCCACAAATTCATGGAGTAAAGAGTTTCTGTACATCCCCAGAGGTCCACTGATGCACTGTACACAGCCAAAATAGGACTGACAGGCTCTCTCTATGTTAAATGCCATCCAGTATCTCACACTGCTCAGAAAGGAGATCCAAGAATCATATTTGTTCAAAATctgcaaaataataataaaaaaagttttCGTTTAGATGAGCTCTTGAGGAAGAAAATGTACACATTAAATCAATAAGGAATTTGCAGAGACTGGAGCACCACTGGCCTGAATTACAAGGGGAACGTCACTCCTGTGTCACTCGTGGCAAATCTAGAAGTTATCTGTACAGCCCAGGACATTGACAGGAAGGGCAAGATGAACCCCTCAAAAGTCTGTTATGCTGAAATGTTCTCTTTTTCCTCACAAATGTTACTATTCTCTACCCAGAAACTTATTTTCTGGCtcattcttcctttctcttcaccCCCAGCTAAGGACCTGCTGGACTCAGTTTCTCCCAAGaaatggtggtggagtcctAAGCATGGCATCCTGCTCTTCTGCACCCCATAGACAACTTTTGGACTCATGGAACTTTTTCCAGCCCTGCAAAAGCTATGCCAGAACATGTGAAAGTCTGAAAACATGGTCTTTGGACAACATTTTTGGTATCATAAGGCTGGCCCTAAAGTTTTGACCCTGGACTAGGACCCTACATTTGACATTAGGCATCTTGAGGAACCATCTGTTCTGATTTGCATCTGCAGTACCAGCCCTGTTATGTTGCCCTAAGACATACTGTGATTTTCTAACAGAGTCTTGCTTTGGCCAGCATAAAGGTCTCATTATTTCTGTTCTATATGCCAAAAGACCACCTGAAGCTCAAAACCATGCTTAAAATACAATATAGACGTATGCTAGGAGTCTGAACACTCAATGGAGTTACAAGCATGTGCAGATGCCCAAGTCTGTCTCTTCACATCTGGGCTCTCAGTACACAGCTTTTGCTGAAGAATGTGGAAAGGAAATTTGTAGCAGGGTGGCTGTGCCAGCTCTCCACTGACACCTTTTTAGCATGGGGATTTTCTGGGCAATCTGCAGCCTTCTACAACTAGAAAGCGTTTCCCTGCAACTAGAAAAAATCAGTCTTTTGCTCTGATGGTCCCTTGTCTGAAGGCCAAGGGCCAATTATGTGTCTGTTTCAATTTTATTCAAGAATATTTTTGAAGCATCAGGGCTGAGGCATAGGCTCAAACCTGGCTCAAATGTATTTGGTGCATACTGGAAAGTGAACTGGGATGCTTACGAAGCTCCGCTGTCGTAACTGAAACAATACTGCCTTCCTCCAGTTTTTCCTGCACATCCCTGACATCTCATAGGTGTAGAGTGAGTCTGACACCTGCTTCGTAGTCAGTCCAGAGCCACAAGAATATTCAGGCTTCTGTGGGAATCTTACTTTCTGGTGCTAATAGTCACATGCCTGAAATAATTCTTACTACTGGGGTGTTCATTAATAAGGAGCTGCCTATACAGATGGCTCTTTCTCCTTCACCTCACATAAAAGCACAGCGGAGTATGGGAGACTGATCCTAAAGCAAATTGCAACATTCatatgcatttttctttctaaactgCAACAGAAACAATTTTGTCAAAAGAAATGGACAGCCTTTTGCTGTAGTTGTCAGCCAAACTTAGCAATGCTGGAAATCCAAACAGAAATGGATTTAGCTGACTTGGGCTTCTTGTCCTCTCTGACAGAGATGTATGGAACATAGCACATTGCATTTCAAAAAGGCTTTTATTCCTAGCAATCTTGGCTGCCACTAGTAACATAATTAAAGTACTTGGGTGCTGGACTTGGCTTTGGGAGACCTGTCTTCAATTCTCTGGTCACCTTTTCTTTGGttccctgagcaagctgttaATACCCAGAAACTCAAAGATGCTGCAACAGTCCTGACAGTTGCAGTGTTCTACTTTTCACATATATGGGAGAGAATAATATTTATTGGCTTTCTATGGGTGTTCAAATCATATGGTGCTCACATCCAAGAATAAGAGTTTCCATTCAACAGAGAGAAAGGTTCTGACATCATTCATAAAAGCCTCTATAatggtatcacagtatattcCAGGCAGGGAAATCTGATGTGGTGAAAATAGTTGCTGCAATTCCTCTGCCAACCTGAAAATTGTCTGCAACTCCTCTGTCAATCTGAAAACTGTTGTACTCACCTGCACATCACCTCCAACTCCTCCAACCATTGGATCTTCTTCTAAAACCTTTACCATTTCCACTGATGAGGCTGGATCAAGCATTGTGTCTGAATCACAGACCTACAAGTAAGACAAATCATGAACAAAAATGGGTTGAGTACTCTAGAGACGTGATCTAACTGCATATTCTCCTGAATGCAATTGAATCTCTCTTTGCAGTCTGCATTGATAGTTCTGTTAAAGGCCATTTGTATCACACAGCAAGGAGTGGTGCTGAACAAAACCAGTGCTTATTAGGGCTGTGCACAAAATCCACTCTTCTGTATCAGCTTTACCGGCGCACTAGGCTGGCTTCTTTGAATAAGATATGCTCTCAGGGATGGGGCACTGCAGTGCAAGACAACATCTGTGGGTGTGTGGCAGATTCCTGCTGAGCTCTGACACAGGGCTTCCCTGTATCAGCTGCAGGGTTAGAGCGCCCTGGTCAAATGTTTCCAACCGCCATATGAGAGAAAGAGCAAGGAGTTAAATTCCAGACACTCgtcataaaaaagaaaaagaaaaattcagctAGGAGTCTGGGAAGAAACCTAATAGTTCGTTGACTCACAGGAGGCTTTAGCATCCATGAAAGATATGTGTTTTGGATTCCAGAACAAACTAACTTTTAATTTTAGATGCATGGTGTGTTATTAGTAGTGCAGAGATTTGATATTTGATATACAGAAATGATTTGCTATTTTCCTCTGGCATTCTTACTAAAAATATATAAGGCCAGAAGGAGCAAGTGCTGAAGTGCAGTACTCCGTGAGACCGGGGCAGAAATAGATGACACACACAAGGCATTTCAGCCACACAAACACTCCTAGACAACTAAACACTGTGTACATTAGGAACTGGCTTTCCCCTGGAGAGTAGGAGGAGGGCTCAGACAGGCTGACCAGTCTGTGAGGCAGCTGGCattgctttcatttgcttggAGGAGAACgactggagctgcagcctgttTAAAACAAGTGGGTGtctccttgctgcagctgttgCTGCTGAAAGCAGTGCCCCCACCATGTGTAAACTCATTTTGCAGATGCTTAaaaactggagcagagaaggctgtcCCAGAAACACCTCTCTGGCTGGCTGAATCCTGCCATACAAATTCTCATACAGCTTTAAGCTTAGTCCTGTAACTGGGGACAGAGGGGCAAAAGTCAGTAGCTCTGCGTTAAGGAAATATAAAGTCAGATTCTGGTGAGGTTTCATATCAGCTATTCTAATTTTTGGTGTCCTTTTGTCCAACCTTTCAATTCACCCTAAGCCCTCTCACTCTGAGGAAGCAGAAACCTTCATGTCTGGTctaggaaggaggagaagaacatTTTTGGGCTCTGCTGTGGACCAGCTGCAAGTGGGGATATTACCCAGGATAGTCAGGCTGCATAGTTTGGGATGCAGGTGAGGGTCTGCGAGCATGCTTGCTTGGAGGGACTGAGAGGAGAAAAATGGTGAAAGCTCTCATATTTCTGTCAGGGTAAAATCTGCAAGCATCTCAAGCTCCCACTAACTTCACACATCCAGTTCCTTCCCTCAGAGGACTCATCCCAAGAAGCACCATTTTAGCCTAGCCAAGGTGTGCCTCCAGCTTTGGTGGAAAGCTGC
This genomic window contains:
- the HAS2 gene encoding hyaluronan synthase 2 is translated as MYCERFICILRILGTTLFGVSLLLGITAAYIVGYQFIQTDNYYFSFGLYGAILASHLIIQSLFAFLEHRKMKRSLETPIKLNKTVALCIAAYQEDPDYLRKCLLSVKRLTYPGIKVVMVIDGNSEDDVYMMDIFTEIMGRDKSATYIWSNNFHDKGPGETEESHRESMQHVSQLVLSNKSVCIMQKWGGKREVMYTAFKALGRSVDYVQVCDSDTMLDPASSVEMVKVLEEDPMVGGVGGDVQILNKYDSWISFLSSVRYWMAFNIERACQSYFGCVQCISGPLGMYRNSLLHEFVEDWYNQEFMGSQCSFGDDRHLTNRVLSLGYATKYTARSKCLTETPIEYLRWLNQQTRWSKSYFREWLYNAMWFHKHHLWMTYEAVITGFFPFFLIATVIQLFYRGKIWNILLFLLTVQLVGLIKSSFASFLRGNIVMVFMSLYSVLYMSSLLPAKMFAIATINKAGWGTSGRKTIVVNFIGLIPVSIWFTILLGGVIFTIYKESKKPFSESKQTVLIIGTILYACYWVMLLTLYLVLITKCGRRKKEQHYDMVLDV